The following proteins come from a genomic window of Achromobacter sp. AONIH1:
- a CDS encoding type II toxin-antitoxin system HicA family toxin has product MNSADLLKQLKADGWYLVHTVGSHHQFKHPTKPGRVTVPHPKKDLPMATQRSILKQAGLR; this is encoded by the coding sequence ATGAACAGCGCAGACCTCCTCAAGCAACTGAAAGCCGATGGCTGGTACCTGGTTCATACCGTGGGTTCCCATCATCAGTTCAAGCACCCCACCAAGCCCGGCAGGGTTACGGTGCCGCATCCCAAGAAGGACTTGCCGATGGCGACTCAGCGCTCCATCCTCAAGCAAGCCGGCCTGCGATAG
- a CDS encoding type II toxin-antitoxin system HicB family antitoxin: protein MFYPIHVHKEKGSAYGASFPDFPGCFAAADDWQDLPRAAQEAVEAHFHGEAETIPAPSAPEAWVSHEDFQGGYWMMVDIDLSKVSTKAVRLNISLPENLVHRIDEAAQTRRMSRSAFLAMAAEHEMTAA, encoded by the coding sequence ATGTTCTACCCGATCCACGTGCATAAAGAAAAAGGTAGCGCCTACGGGGCTTCCTTCCCCGACTTCCCCGGCTGCTTTGCCGCAGCCGACGACTGGCAAGACCTGCCGCGCGCAGCCCAGGAAGCCGTTGAGGCGCACTTCCACGGCGAGGCCGAGACAATTCCCGCGCCGTCCGCCCCCGAAGCATGGGTCAGCCACGAGGACTTCCAGGGGGGCTACTGGATGATGGTCGATATCGATCTGTCGAAGGTCAGCACAAAGGCGGTAAGGCTCAATATCAGCTTGCCCGAGAACCTGGTCCATCGCATCGACGAGGCCGCGCAAACCCGGCGCATGTCGCGGTCGGCATTCCTGGCCATGGCCGCAGAACATGAAATGACCGCCGCCTGA